CACCGCGTGCCCTGGGCCCTCTGTCAAGTGGGCTTCATACTGGCCACCAAGGACTTCGTCGAGCACCCTTGCGCATGCCGGCCAGAGGCGGCCAGCTTTGCCGTTTGCTGCTTGGGGATTGACAATGACGAACGCAGGCATGGGGATGAGCGCCTCCTGATGACGGCCACGGTGGGTGGGATCAACGCTTGCGACTGCCGGGCTTTACCACGGGCACGCCGCGTTTGCACAGCGGACATTTGTCTGGTGGATAGGTGACTACCTCGAGCCTCATCACGGAGAAGAGGTCGACGTCGAAGGTGGCCTTGCCGCCGCTTCTGTCCACGATGGCCCCGATGCCGACGACCTCACAGCCGGCGTCAGTGGCCAGGGCGACTACTTCGCGCACCGAGCCGCCGGTCGTGACCACATCTTCCACCACCAGCACTCGCTCTCCGGGTTGCAGTTCAAAGCCGCGGCGGAGGCTCATTTTGTCCTCTTCGCGTTCGGCCCAGATGGAACGTCTGCACAGTTGGCGCCCCACTTCCTGCGCCACCACGATGCCCCCGATGGCCGGCGCAATCACTACGTCGACGTCCTCGCCGGCAAAGTGCTCGGCAATTTCGCCGCACAACAGTTCGGCATAGTGCGGGTATTGCAGGACCTTGGCGCACTGGAAGTACTGGGGGCTGTGCAGCCCAGAACTGAGCAGGAAATGGCCTTCCAACAACCCGCCACTGCTGCGAAAGATTTTCATCACTTGTTCCTTTTCCACCATGAGCCTCCTGTGCTGGATGGTGCTTGTTGCCGCCGACCATCAGGCAGACGGCTGCCGCTTAGGGGCACGCGCGGCGTTGATGGCCTCGCGAAGGGCCTGAGCCTCGCCGCGTGCCGCTTGCGCAAAGTCTCGGCCGGAGGACTTGAAGATGATCCCCCTGCTCGAATTGAATAGGGCAAGCTCCCCATGAGCGTCGGTACCGTGGACAACGGCCATTTCCAGATCGCCGCCTTGCGCCCCGATGCCGGGGATGAGCAAGGGAAGAGTCGGAACCAGGGCGCGCACGCCTGCC
The nucleotide sequence above comes from Calditrichota bacterium. Encoded proteins:
- a CDS encoding orotate phosphoribosyltransferase, producing MEKEQVMKIFRSSGGLLEGHFLLSSGLHSPQYFQCAKVLQYPHYAELLCGEIAEHFAGEDVDVVIAPAIGGIVVAQEVGRQLCRRSIWAEREEDKMSLRRGFELQPGERVLVVEDVVTTGGSVREVVALATDAGCEVVGIGAIVDRSGGKATFDVDLFSVMRLEVVTYPPDKCPLCKRGVPVVKPGSRKR